A region of the Desulfovibrio sp. Huiquan2017 genome:
CAGGCTGTCGGAATATCCGCCCAGCACGAAGAGGCCCCCGCATGGATTGGATGCAGGGGCCTCTTTCCGATATCTGTCGAAGTAAGGACTTGATATGGCCGAGCTCAAGCCTTGGTGCCCGTCGGTCGGACTGTTCGGCGGGAGAATAAACAAGGGGCCTTCAGCCACTGCGCCGAGAGGTCCAGCAATGTAGGACGACGTCTTTGAAAGGGGTTTTCCGCGGCATGGCGGGGAACATGGCGGAGGCGAGTCCACGCAGTTCTCCTGGGAAGGGCTTCGGTGTTGCCGGAATTTTTTTGGGGGAGATGCCGAGTGACGCTTATTTTGGCGGGTGCCACCGGCTGCACGCGAAGATTTAATGCGGGTACGAATAATAATTTTGTAGCAAAAAATAGCACAAATTCTTGACTCGTGTTACGCTCGGCGCTATCGTGCCACTTCCACAACACTTGTTGTGAACGCATCCTGCGGGAAGGGGTTTCTGACCTAAGGGCGAGCGCGTTTCGACGTGTCGCCCTCCCTGCGTATGCGCCGCCGCTCCCCCCCCCTTCCTCGGGACACCGAGGAGGCACAATGACACATACCATGGCCGCTTCGACGGCCGCACCCGAAGCCGAGATCGCCACGAGGGCGCGGGAGGTGGTCTCCTGCCCGGGCAACGCCTTCGTCGCCCGCGTCCGTCTGGTGGACGGCGTGGTGGACGAGGCCTGGAGCACGGGCCGCATGGTCCGGAATATGAATGTATTGCTCAAGGGTGAACTGGACGCCAAGGGGCGCCCCGGTTTTGTTCACCAGGCCCATTGTCTGTGCAACGACGGGCATGCCCTGGCCGCCATCCGGGCCGTGGAGGACCTGGCGGGCGTGGCCGTGCCGCAAAGCGCTGTCCTGGTGCGTCGTCTGGTCCAGTCCCTGCGATGTATTCAGGAGCATCTGCTTCATTTCCATCAATTTCATCTGGCCGACTGGGCGAGCCTGGGCAGGGCATTGCGCGCCGATCCGGCCCGGACCGCCTCTCTCGCCAAGCGGCCCGGAGAGGACGCCGCCCATTTCCGTGCGCTCAAGGAGCGGCTGCGCCGGTTGGCCGAGGTGCGCGGGAGCGCAGGGGACCAGGCGCGGCATGATGGCGCGTATCGGGGGCCCGACGAACTGCATCTGCTGCTGTACGGACACTCGCTGGAGGCCGTGCGGATCGGGAGATCGCTCCAAGAGGCCCTGGCACTGCTGGATTGCGGCCCCAAGGGCTTCAAGGCCTACCGCATCGGCGGGCTGTCCGAGGATCAGGACTTGAGCTCGGAAAATCTGGACCGGCTTCGAACCATTCTCGACGGGTGCCGCGAATTTGTCTGTGACCTCTTTCCCGTCGACCTGACGCGGCTGGCCCGTGTCTACGCCTCGTGGAGCGAACTGGGAGCGGGCGACACGTTGCTGACCTGGGACAATGAAACCGGCGCGGGACTTGTCGATCCCGTGGGCGGTGCG
Encoded here:
- a CDS encoding nickel-dependent hydrogenase large subunit; its protein translation is MTHTMAASTAAPEAEIATRAREVVSCPGNAFVARVRLVDGVVDEAWSTGRMVRNMNVLLKGELDAKGRPGFVHQAHCLCNDGHALAAIRAVEDLAGVAVPQSAVLVRRLVQSLRCIQEHLLHFHQFHLADWASLGRALRADPARTASLAKRPGEDAAHFRALKERLRRLAEVRGSAGDQARHDGAYRGPDELHLLLYGHSLEAVRIGRSLQEALALLDCGPKGFKAYRIGGLSEDQDLSSENLDRLRTILDGCREFVCDLFPVDLTRLARVYASWSELGAGDTLLTWDNETGAGLVDPVGGAAAWKLTKPDATAVREEREPQWQGTDRHRYRLFTGRDEPSFRWGNGAYFWLPAPRHGDISCEVGPLARVMGGMLGGDRAVERTLSDLLGGCGLPVEAMNSTLGRVLARGAESAALLRSLPGLLDELEGALLGGAVRLVDFALPAAGVGVGRVEVPRGALTHSIRWGNGRILNHDYLIPSLWNFSPRDTSGVRGPLERALIGTPVADAGHPVEILRTLHQLDPCNDCHVVVEDRDTGRISLAMA